The DNA region ATGGGTGTTACTGCTATTTCCGTATGGAACAATTGTTTAACTTTTATTAAAGACAATATTCAACCGCAGGCATTCAAAACTTGGTTTGAACCGATCAAACCAATTAAGTTATCCGATAATGCTTTGAGTATTCAGGTGCCCAGTAAATTCTTTTATGAATGGCTAGAAGAGCACTATGTAAAGTTACTAAAAGTTGCTCTTACCAAAGAATTGGGTGAGACCGCAAAACTGGTGTACATCATTAGAATGGAAAACACCTACGGCAACAAAGAACCATTTACGGAAAAGATTCCTAGCTCCAACAGAGCTACAATGAGTCCGCAAGAAATGGATGTGCCTATTAAATCTAAAAACCCTGAGCTAAAGAATCCTTTTGTGATTCCGGGTATCAGAAACATAAAAATAGAATCTCAGCTTAATCCCAACTATAATTTTGATAATTTCCTAGAAGGAGACTCCAACCGTTTGGCAAGATCGGCGGGTATGGCCGTAGCTAACAAACCTGGAGGTACATCCTTTAATCCGTTATTGGTTTTTGGAGGTGTTGGTTTAGGAAAAACGCATTTGGCCCATGCCATTGGTGTTGAGATCAAAGACAAATATCCAGAGCGTACCGTTCTTTATATTTCAGCTGAAAAATTTACACAACAATACATAGAGTCCGTAAAGAAAAACACCAGAAACGATTTTATTCATTTCTACCAATTGATAGATGTGCTTATTATTGACGATGTTCAGTTCTTAAGCGGAAAGTCCGGAACACAAGATGTTTTCTTCCATATTTTCAATCATT from Zobellia alginiliquefaciens includes:
- the dnaA gene encoding chromosomal replication initiator protein DnaA — encoded protein: MGVTAISVWNNCLTFIKDNIQPQAFKTWFEPIKPIKLSDNALSIQVPSKFFYEWLEEHYVKLLKVALTKELGETAKLVYIIRMENTYGNKEPFTEKIPSSNRATMSPQEMDVPIKSKNPELKNPFVIPGIRNIKIESQLNPNYNFDNFLEGDSNRLARSAGMAVANKPGGTSFNPLLVFGGVGLGKTHLAHAIGVEIKDKYPERTVLYISAEKFTQQYIESVKKNTRNDFIHFYQLIDVLIIDDVQFLSGKSGTQDVFFHIFNHLHQNGKQVILTSDKAPVDMQDIEQRLLSRFKWGLSAELQNPDYETRISILKNKLYRDGVEMPEDIIEYVAKHIKSNIRELEGAIISLIAQSSFNKKEVTIELAQQVVEKFVKNTKREVSIDYIQKVVSDYFEMDVATLQSKTRKRHIVQARQLAMFFAKKFTKASLASIGSQIGKRDHATVLHACKTVDNLAETDKQFRKYIEDLTKKFS